The following proteins are encoded in a genomic region of Halomicroarcula saliterrae:
- the folP gene encoding dihydropteroate synthase, with amino-acid sequence MQYHEAADYLESLQRRRPKLGTETTARMLSHLGEPQTGVDVVQVAGSNGKGSTSRLLEHALRAAGLDVGVFTSPGLNDFREQVRINGTAVPKARVTDFVERIDPCLDRLAADGDMPTHFEVLTALAVDHFGRAGVDVAILEVGIGGRYDATSAVDPVASAVTSVSLEHTDLLGDTVEEIARDKAQVAPTDTPLVTGACGDALAAIRTETDVVTVGPDDADVVAVESGMRCAIESEVAITGPDWALETNLQLLGQHQAENAGVAATLARQVADVDTGDIAAGLRQATLPGRFEILDSDPTAVLDGSHNPGAMVTLASVLARFEYDDLHVVFGVMSDKDHDSMVDELPPVGTAFVTRPDLARAADLDTLVAAFDGNADEVTRVPSVPEATERALSAADPDDFVLVTGSLYAVAEARDRWTRLLVPRDSGRTPGEHVSGTASFPEEIDYRVLTTYLRPDQAAHIAGALDVLGGDCHQSTTGAPGEFVTTVLSGTERQLSSLADAIETEGHGLSNVAGRIRRAIDGPPDPLGTDDTAVMGILNVTPDSFHDGGEYDEVAAAVEHARAMVAAGADVIDVGGESTRPGADPVSVPEEIDRVVPVIEALGDLDAAISVDTRKAAVAEPALDAGADIVNDVSGLSDPEMRFVVADHDATLVLMHSLSAPVDPDCTREYDDVVEDVLRDLSEQVLLAQRAGIEREQILVDPGCGFGKDADESFELVDRLAEFEALGCGTMVGHSQKSMFADVTGPSDDRLPPTLAVTAMAAERGVDVVRVHDVVENAAVLRSVDATREP; translated from the coding sequence ATGCAGTACCACGAAGCCGCCGACTATCTGGAGTCCCTACAGCGGCGTCGGCCCAAGTTGGGGACCGAGACGACGGCGCGGATGCTCTCGCACCTCGGGGAGCCCCAGACGGGCGTCGATGTCGTCCAGGTGGCCGGGTCGAACGGGAAGGGGAGCACCTCCCGGCTGCTGGAACACGCGCTCAGGGCCGCTGGTCTGGACGTGGGCGTGTTCACTTCGCCCGGACTCAACGACTTCCGGGAGCAGGTCCGGATCAACGGGACCGCCGTTCCGAAAGCTCGGGTCACCGACTTCGTCGAGCGCATCGACCCGTGTCTCGACCGTCTCGCGGCCGACGGCGACATGCCGACCCACTTCGAGGTCCTGACTGCCCTCGCCGTCGACCACTTCGGCCGAGCGGGCGTCGATGTCGCCATTCTGGAGGTGGGCATCGGCGGCCGGTACGACGCGACCAGCGCCGTCGACCCGGTCGCGAGCGCCGTCACCAGCGTCAGTCTCGAACACACGGATCTGCTGGGCGACACTGTCGAGGAAATCGCCCGTGACAAGGCTCAGGTCGCGCCGACCGACACGCCGCTCGTCACCGGGGCCTGCGGTGACGCGCTGGCGGCCATCCGGACGGAGACAGACGTCGTGACTGTCGGCCCGGACGACGCGGACGTCGTCGCCGTCGAGAGCGGGATGCGCTGTGCCATCGAGAGCGAGGTGGCCATCACCGGTCCCGACTGGGCGCTGGAGACGAACCTCCAGCTGCTGGGCCAGCACCAGGCCGAAAACGCCGGCGTCGCCGCGACACTCGCTAGACAGGTCGCCGACGTCGACACGGGGGATATCGCGGCCGGCCTCCGGCAGGCGACGCTCCCCGGCCGGTTCGAGATTCTCGACAGCGACCCGACGGCGGTGCTAGACGGCTCGCACAACCCCGGCGCGATGGTGACACTCGCGTCGGTGCTTGCCCGCTTCGAGTACGACGACCTCCACGTGGTGTTCGGTGTGATGTCCGACAAGGACCACGACTCGATGGTCGACGAGCTCCCCCCGGTCGGAACCGCGTTCGTCACCAGGCCGGACCTGGCCCGAGCCGCGGACCTCGACACGCTTGTGGCTGCGTTCGACGGTAACGCGGACGAGGTGACACGCGTCCCGTCCGTCCCAGAGGCCACCGAGCGGGCGCTCTCGGCCGCCGACCCGGACGACTTCGTCCTCGTCACCGGCTCGCTCTACGCCGTTGCCGAGGCCCGCGACCGCTGGACACGCCTCCTCGTACCCAGGGACAGCGGCCGAACACCCGGCGAGCACGTCTCCGGCACCGCGTCGTTCCCCGAGGAGATCGACTACCGCGTCTTGACGACGTATCTCCGTCCGGACCAGGCCGCCCACATCGCCGGAGCACTCGACGTTCTCGGCGGCGACTGCCACCAATCGACGACCGGTGCGCCGGGCGAGTTCGTCACGACAGTGCTCAGCGGGACCGAGCGTCAGCTGTCGTCGCTGGCCGACGCCATCGAGACGGAGGGGCACGGGCTCTCGAACGTCGCGGGGCGAATCCGTCGAGCTATCGACGGGCCACCCGACCCGCTCGGGACGGACGACACAGCCGTGATGGGTATCCTGAACGTCACGCCCGATAGCTTCCACGACGGCGGCGAGTACGACGAGGTCGCCGCCGCGGTCGAACACGCGAGGGCGATGGTCGCGGCGGGCGCCGACGTGATTGACGTCGGCGGCGAGAGCACGCGTCCGGGCGCCGACCCCGTCTCTGTCCCGGAGGAAATCGACCGCGTCGTCCCGGTCATCGAGGCGCTCGGGGACCTCGACGCGGCCATCTCGGTCGACACGCGAAAGGCCGCCGTCGCGGAGCCGGCCCTCGATGCGGGGGCAGACATCGTCAACGACGTCTCGGGCCTCTCCGACCCCGAGATGCGCTTCGTCGTCGCGGACCACGACGCCACGCTCGTCCTCATGCACAGCCTGTCGGCCCCCGTCGACCCGGACTGCACGCGGGAGTACGACGACGTCGTCGAAGACGTGCTCCGGGACCTCTCCGAGCAGGTGTTGCTCGCCCAGCGGGCCGGTATCGAGCGCGAGCAGATACTGGTCGACCCCGGTTGTGGCTTCGGGAAGGATGCCGACGAATCGTTCGAGCTGGTCGACCGCCTCGCCGAGTTCGAGGCGCTGGGCTGTGGGACGATGGTCGGTCACTCACAGAAGTCGATGTTCGCGGACGTAACCGGGCCGAGCGACGACCGGCTCCCGCCGACTCTGGCCGTTACCGCGATGGCGGCCGAACGCGGCGTCGACGTGGTCCGGGTCCACGACGTCGTCGAGAACGCTGCGGTCCTCCGGAGCGTCGACGCGACGCGAGAGCCGTAG
- a CDS encoding alanyl-tRNA editing protein, which produces MSEEPTNRSAEEPYVTAFDTTVRSVDGRDVTLDETYFYAEGGGQPADSGTLGGHEVVDVQKRGGVTVHTLSDAPDFEAGETVTGDVDDDARTYSMRAHTASHVVYGAGRKLFGEHGYGGFDIGDDSVRLDFAVDGDADEVSALSVQRLANEAVWDDRRVEWDEMDADEAEADDDIVFNLRADADPAETVRIVDIDGWDVAACGGTHVARTSEIGPIKVLDVSNPGAGLVRVEYAVGPAAIQRQVDETRAATRAAETLDTSVQGLPQRARGLLSENRELETELDELRGELLEARLDSVVDDTVDRDGEEWVVGTVDGVGPNTVSDRIADRNIDADVLVLTGSDGPTFVVVATDGETDANDVVGEVTAEFGGGGGGQPTLAQGGGLEAEPQAVVDYLRPE; this is translated from the coding sequence ATGTCTGAGGAGCCAACGAACCGCTCGGCCGAGGAACCGTACGTGACGGCGTTCGATACGACGGTCCGTTCGGTCGACGGCCGAGACGTGACGCTCGACGAGACGTACTTCTACGCCGAGGGCGGCGGGCAACCGGCCGACAGCGGGACACTCGGCGGTCACGAAGTGGTGGACGTCCAGAAGCGCGGTGGCGTCACCGTCCACACACTCAGCGACGCCCCCGACTTCGAGGCGGGCGAGACCGTGACGGGCGACGTCGACGACGACGCCCGGACCTACAGTATGCGGGCGCACACTGCCAGTCACGTCGTCTACGGTGCGGGCCGGAAACTGTTCGGCGAACACGGCTACGGCGGATTCGACATCGGCGACGACAGCGTCCGCCTGGACTTCGCAGTCGACGGCGACGCCGACGAGGTCAGTGCGCTCAGCGTCCAGCGCCTCGCCAACGAGGCCGTCTGGGACGACCGGCGCGTCGAGTGGGACGAGATGGACGCCGACGAGGCCGAGGCCGACGACGACATCGTGTTCAATCTCAGGGCCGACGCGGACCCGGCGGAGACAGTCCGTATCGTGGATATCGACGGGTGGGACGTCGCCGCCTGTGGCGGCACGCACGTCGCCCGGACCAGTGAGATAGGCCCGATCAAAGTACTCGACGTTTCGAACCCCGGCGCGGGCCTCGTCCGGGTGGAGTACGCCGTCGGTCCGGCGGCCATCCAGCGGCAAGTCGACGAGACGCGCGCCGCGACTCGCGCGGCGGAGACACTGGACACGAGCGTACAGGGGCTCCCACAGCGGGCCCGGGGGCTGCTGTCGGAGAACAGGGAGCTAGAAACGGAACTGGACGAACTACGGGGGGAACTGCTGGAGGCTCGCCTCGACAGTGTCGTAGACGACACGGTCGACCGTGACGGCGAGGAGTGGGTGGTGGGGACCGTCGACGGTGTCGGGCCGAACACCGTCTCGGATCGCATCGCTGACCGGAACATAGACGCCGACGTGCTGGTCCTGACCGGCAGCGACGGCCCGACGTTCGTCGTCGTCGCCACCGACGGCGAGACAGACGCGAACGATGTCGTCGGCGAGGTCACCGCCGAGTTCGGTGGCGGCGGTGGCGGCCAACCGACGCTGGCTCAGGGCGGCGGCCTCGAAGCCGAGCCGCAGGCGGTCGTCGACTACCTCCGTCCGGAGTGA
- a CDS encoding formate--tetrahydrofolate ligase, whose product MASFDETQEPIPTDYDIAQSTDMEPIWELVEPWGLGLDDLQYHGEYTAKVKHHAIDRLRDRAEDNEGNLVLVTGMTPTPKGEGKTVTTVGLGQTLNHLGEDTMIAIREPSLGPVFGVKGGAAGGGRSQVLPMEDINLHFTGDIHALTSAHNLIAAMLDARLSQGNDLDINVNDVAWKRAMDMNDRALRQTVVGLGGDSGGTPREGGFKLTAASELMAVLCLAQDLEDLKERIARIIVAYNRDGEPITVGDIEATGPATMLLRDALKPNIVQTIEGTPAFVHGGPFANIAHGTNSLIADKAAFGMGDYLVTEAGFGSDLGAEKFMNIVCRLGDMTPNAVVLVASVRALQYHGLDQWPVDYDEIDESGVDAVEAGFENLDRHVANLQQFGVPVVVALNRFPDDTEAEVQTVLDHCREDLGVRVAESEVFEDGSEGGEALGEHVIDAVEESDEDEFEYLYEEAAPIKEKIRTVATEIYGADGVKFTGSALDDIDRMEDLGFGDVPVCMSKTFHSFSDDASKKGAPEGWELEISEVYPSAGAGFVVALTADALTMPGLPARPAAADMDIDEDGNISGLF is encoded by the coding sequence ATGGCATCATTCGACGAGACACAAGAGCCGATTCCGACGGACTACGATATCGCGCAATCGACCGACATGGAACCGATCTGGGAGCTGGTCGAACCGTGGGGACTGGGCCTCGACGACCTCCAGTACCACGGGGAGTACACCGCGAAGGTCAAGCACCACGCTATCGACCGCCTGCGGGACCGGGCCGAGGACAACGAGGGGAACCTCGTCCTCGTGACCGGGATGACGCCGACGCCGAAGGGCGAGGGCAAGACCGTGACGACGGTGGGGCTCGGCCAGACGCTGAACCACCTCGGCGAGGACACGATGATAGCCATTCGTGAACCGTCGCTTGGCCCGGTGTTCGGGGTCAAGGGTGGAGCGGCCGGCGGCGGTCGCTCGCAGGTACTGCCGATGGAGGACATCAACCTCCACTTCACGGGCGACATCCACGCGCTCACGTCGGCCCACAACCTCATCGCGGCGATGCTGGACGCCCGGCTCTCGCAGGGCAACGACCTCGACATCAACGTCAACGACGTCGCCTGGAAACGCGCGATGGACATGAACGACCGCGCGCTCCGGCAGACAGTCGTCGGCCTCGGCGGGGATTCCGGCGGAACGCCCCGGGAAGGCGGGTTCAAGCTCACCGCCGCCTCCGAGCTGATGGCCGTCCTCTGTCTCGCCCAGGACCTCGAGGACCTCAAAGAGCGAATCGCCCGCATCATCGTGGCCTACAACCGCGACGGCGAGCCCATCACCGTCGGCGATATCGAAGCCACGGGGCCCGCGACGATGCTGCTCCGTGACGCGCTGAAACCGAACATCGTCCAGACCATCGAGGGGACGCCCGCGTTCGTCCACGGCGGCCCGTTCGCGAACATCGCCCACGGGACCAACTCCCTCATCGCCGACAAGGCGGCGTTCGGCATGGGGGACTACCTCGTCACGGAGGCCGGGTTCGGTTCCGACCTCGGGGCCGAGAAGTTCATGAACATCGTCTGCCGGCTGGGCGACATGACGCCCAACGCCGTCGTGCTGGTCGCCTCGGTCCGGGCACTGCAGTACCACGGGCTGGACCAGTGGCCGGTCGACTACGACGAGATAGACGAGTCCGGCGTCGACGCGGTGGAGGCCGGCTTCGAGAATCTCGACCGCCACGTCGCGAACCTCCAGCAGTTCGGCGTCCCGGTCGTGGTCGCGCTCAACCGATTCCCGGACGACACCGAAGCGGAGGTACAGACAGTGCTCGACCACTGCCGCGAGGACCTCGGTGTGCGGGTCGCCGAGTCCGAGGTCTTCGAGGACGGCAGCGAGGGCGGCGAGGCGCTGGGCGAACACGTCATCGACGCCGTCGAGGAGAGCGACGAAGACGAGTTCGAGTACCTCTACGAGGAGGCGGCGCCCATCAAGGAGAAGATCCGGACCGTCGCGACCGAGATATACGGAGCCGACGGCGTGAAGTTCACCGGCAGTGCGCTCGACGACATCGACCGGATGGAGGACCTCGGCTTCGGGGACGTCCCGGTCTGTATGTCGAAGACGTTCCACTCCTTCAGCGACGACGCGAGCAAGAAGGGCGCGCCCGAGGGCTGGGAACTGGAGATAAGCGAGGTGTACCCTTCGGCCGGCGCCGGCTTCGTCGTCGCGCTCACCGCGGACGCGCTGACGATGCCCGGGCTGCCCGCCCGCCCGGCAGCCGCCGACATGGACATCGACGAGGACGGCAATATCAGCGGGCTGTTCTGA
- a CDS encoding Rid family detoxifying hydrolase, whose product MKRTISTDDAPAAVGAYSQATTNGSLLITSGQLPLTTDGELLNTESVGDQTRQCMRNVEAVLEAEGCSLDDLLKTTVFLDDIDDFDAFNEAYGEFFGANPPARSAVGAGDVPKGAAVEIEAIATTE is encoded by the coding sequence GTGAAACGGACCATCAGTACCGACGACGCGCCGGCAGCGGTGGGCGCGTACAGTCAGGCGACGACGAACGGGAGTCTCCTCATCACGTCCGGACAGCTGCCACTGACCACCGACGGCGAGCTCCTGAACACCGAATCGGTCGGCGACCAGACCCGCCAGTGCATGCGCAACGTCGAGGCCGTCCTCGAAGCCGAGGGGTGCTCGCTCGACGACCTGCTCAAGACGACCGTCTTCCTCGACGACATCGACGACTTCGATGCGTTCAACGAGGCCTACGGCGAGTTCTTCGGGGCGAACCCGCCGGCTCGTAGCGCCGTCGGCGCCGGCGACGTTCCGAAGGGCGCGGCTGTCGAGATAGAGGCCATCGCGACCACCGAATGA
- a CDS encoding DMT family transporter yields the protein MNNSAVVFGLGTMIAWGFWIVFGDVASNSIDPKTAAFISYATAAVVTGLFVVVTDASLAVTNRGVLFAAVAGVAAAIGVVSTFIGVSVGPTAVVSTIGGMYFVTAALISTVALGQPLSLNKVVGIGLAVAAIVVINQ from the coding sequence GTGAACAACTCCGCTGTCGTGTTCGGTCTGGGGACGATGATAGCCTGGGGGTTCTGGATCGTCTTCGGCGACGTGGCCTCGAACAGCATCGACCCGAAGACCGCGGCGTTCATCTCCTACGCTACCGCGGCCGTCGTGACTGGTCTGTTCGTCGTCGTCACTGACGCCTCTCTCGCGGTCACGAACCGGGGCGTGTTGTTCGCCGCCGTCGCCGGCGTCGCCGCCGCTATCGGCGTCGTCTCGACGTTCATCGGCGTCAGCGTCGGACCGACCGCTGTCGTCTCGACTATCGGCGGGATGTACTTCGTGACGGCGGCGCTCATCAGCACCGTCGCACTGGGCCAGCCGCTCTCGCTGAACAAGGTGGTCGGCATCGGGCTGGCCGTGGCCGCCATCGTGGTCATCAACCAGTAG
- a CDS encoding NAD-binding protein → MVDASDERTEPALEEVFYPADRIPFVEWGAFTRGKSTVLLVGAVTLLSFLTGLSNLSKPMPAMDGPLAAFLSLPPGVVQFGGVLFAFALGIVTGGLQQRKEIAYRAALVLLPTVAVLPLTTLQTTDVPLLLALCVTYPLLVRNRAQFDQPVDLSPLQIASLSSIVGVGLYGTVGAYALRNEFSGDPLTWSEAVYFVIVTIATVGYGDFTPTTARARWFALSIIVFGTGAFTVAIGALVGPVIESRMATAFGIMTASDLTLLEDHVVVLGHGETTDSLLEELGDETELVVVTDDAEAASALDDADLNVLTGDPTDEAVLKDARVGTAQGVVVASDDDARDVLTVLAVRSIDPDVRIAAAATESKHVDKFGAVGADEVINPRSIGGTLLGRSVLDGSAPDATLSDLDDSGDSGK, encoded by the coding sequence GTGGTTGACGCATCGGACGAGCGAACGGAACCGGCACTGGAGGAGGTCTTCTACCCGGCGGACCGGATTCCGTTCGTGGAGTGGGGGGCCTTTACCCGCGGGAAGTCGACGGTGTTGCTCGTCGGCGCGGTGACGCTCCTCTCCTTTCTGACCGGGCTGTCGAACCTGAGTAAGCCGATGCCAGCGATGGACGGCCCGCTGGCGGCGTTCCTCTCTCTGCCGCCCGGCGTCGTCCAGTTCGGGGGCGTCCTGTTCGCGTTCGCTCTGGGCATCGTGACTGGCGGCCTCCAGCAACGGAAGGAAATCGCGTACCGGGCGGCGCTCGTGCTGTTGCCCACGGTCGCTGTGCTTCCACTGACGACCCTCCAGACGACGGACGTACCGCTGTTACTTGCTCTCTGTGTCACCTACCCGCTGCTGGTGCGCAACAGAGCGCAGTTCGACCAACCGGTCGACCTCTCGCCGCTCCAGATCGCCTCGCTGTCCTCCATCGTCGGCGTCGGGCTCTACGGAACTGTGGGTGCGTACGCGCTGCGCAACGAGTTCAGTGGCGACCCGCTGACCTGGAGCGAGGCAGTGTACTTCGTCATCGTCACCATCGCCACCGTCGGCTACGGCGACTTCACGCCGACGACGGCGCGGGCCCGCTGGTTCGCGCTCTCTATCATCGTCTTCGGGACCGGCGCCTTCACCGTCGCCATCGGGGCGCTGGTCGGGCCGGTCATCGAATCACGGATGGCGACGGCGTTCGGAATCATGACCGCATCAGACCTCACACTCCTGGAGGACCACGTGGTGGTCCTCGGCCACGGAGAAACGACCGACTCGCTGCTGGAGGAACTGGGCGACGAGACGGAGCTCGTCGTCGTGACCGACGACGCAGAGGCGGCCTCGGCGCTGGACGACGCGGACCTGAACGTTCTGACGGGGGACCCGACCGACGAAGCGGTCCTGAAGGACGCTCGCGTCGGAACCGCACAGGGGGTGGTCGTCGCGAGCGACGACGACGCCCGCGACGTGCTGACCGTCCTCGCGGTCAGGTCCATCGACCCCGACGTACGGATTGCCGCCGCCGCCACCGAGTCGAAACACGTCGACAAGTTCGGGGCCGTCGGCGCCGACGAGGTGATCAACCCACGCAGTATCGGCGGGACCCTGCTGGGCCGGTCGGTTCTCGACGGGAGCGCGCCCGACGCGACCCTCTCAGACCTCGACGACAGCGGGGACAGCGGGAAGTAG